The Sphingopyxis sp. CCNWLW2 genome contains the following window.
GCTGCCAATGCCGCGATGCTGGCGAAGACGGCCGTACGGATTTTACGCATCAATCGTCCTCCTGTGTTGATGGTGGGAACGGAAATCTATCCGGCGAAACTGAACGCAGAATGACTCGGCGCGGCCGAATTGAGTCGCTCCTTGTCATGCGCGCCGATCGGATAATCGCCGCAGCACAGCGCGTGCGGACCGGTTGGCGAGCAGCAAAGCCGGGACGGCGCTTCGCCGGTCAAACAGGGTGTCACTGATCTGCGCGTCGCGGCCGGGCCCCGGACTTCGAAGGGGACGCCT
Protein-coding sequences here:
- a CDS encoding NADH dehydrogenase ubiquinone Fe-S protein 4, encoding MEPLPIGTNRAGRAQASRWRLRFAPRWRPRADPLTGRTGGGDPLAQVELRFATRGAAERYCRSEGVPFEVRGPAATRRSVTPCLTGEAPSRLCCSPTGPHALCCGDYPIGAHDKERLNSAAPSHSAFSFAG